Genomic window (Luteitalea sp.):
TAGCGCTGCATCGCGCGGTCGAGCAGAGCCCACACGGCACTCTCGGGCACGAAGAGAGGTTTCTCGAGAATGCTCACTTCGAGACGACCGGTGGCTTCTGAGTACGCGAGCGATCCACGTGCGCCACGATGCTCGATGATGCAGTCGTCACCACTCGGCACGTTCACGCCGAGAGAGCGAAGGTCATTCTTGATGTGCTCGAACGTCGCGCGTGAGATGTCTGAAAATGTCTTCGTTCCGATGGCCATGGTCGCTAGCGCAGTTGACCGCGGGCAGGCCTAAAGGCCTGCACTACGAGTGTCCATTCAAGTGAGCTCCACCACGATGGTCTCCGCGTTGTCCGTGCGACCGACCAGGCCGGTGAGTGTCTTCGAGCGGCCGGCATCCGGATCCTCGACCATGACCGTGTAGGACGCGCCCGCTGCAGGCACGAACGGCTGAAACCGTCCACCTTTGATCCGCAGGATGTACGCCAGCTCGCCGCTCGCTTCGTTCGTGACACTAAGCACTGGCTCGGTCACACCGCCGATCTCCAGCGTCGGCAGCAGCGCACGCTGCGCCGGTTGGTAGTTGTCGATCTGTTTGAACGTGAGCGGCCAGCCGCGATACTGACCGTTCGGCTGCTTCGCGGGATCGACCTGGCGCGGCCAGCATTCCATCCTGACCTCGCGAGTCGCCTTGTCGAACGTGACAACGCCATAACCCGTCGCGCGGTCGAAGACCGTCGGCGGCGTGAGGCCCGTTCGCACTGGGTTCGCCGCAGCATAAACCGTCATGTGATTGCCGAACCCGTCCTTGAAATTGCCCGTGTAGCGCGGCTGTCCGGGAAGGGGCTCATGGTCTGGGCCCACGGGCGGCCACCAACGGCGCGGCCAGATGCTGCAGGTCGCCGGCACGGTGAAGACCACGCCCGCATCCTTCCAGTCGTCGACGCCGTATTGCACCACGCTCGCCAGGTGCTGGTCCCCCGCGAGATGGAAGGCGAAACCCTTGCGGATCAGGCGCAGCGCTTCGTCGCGCCGATTCTGCGGCCAACCGTTCGAATCCATGTCTTTGGTTGGCTCATCGTCGTCGACGTACTCGCCCGCGCCGGGAACCGGTAACTTGGGCGTCACCTGATCGTTGAGCGTGCCCGTCGGAAGCGTCTGGAGCGTGCAAAACGCCGTCGCCGAGACTACAACTTTCATCTCGGTGCCGTGCCGCCAGTCCCTCACCCAGGCGTCGAGGAAGTCGAGCTGGCGCTGGCCGAGCAACTGCGCCTCGGGAGAGACGTGGGCGGCAAGGTCAAACGCCTGGTTCTCCGCGTACCCATTCCAGACCTTTGCCACCCTCGGCAGGACGTTCTTCGGCGCGGACTTGAACTTTCGGTCTTCGATGACACCGAAGCTGATCCCCGCATACTTCCAGTCGGCGTAGAAGACGTGGATCCCCTGCTTCACGTCCGTGGTGTCGTACGCGTCCGGCATGTGGCTCGTCTGCGTCGTCATCACGAGGTTCACCCATTCCGGCGGCATCTTGTAGCCCCCCGTGTCCTGCCGTGTCTGGGCGTTACCTTCGGCAATCGTCGCTTTGCCGCCTTCTCCCCATACGTTGCCGTGAAAGACGTCGTGGTCGTCCGGCAGGCAGATCATTGGCCGGCGGCGAAAGAACTCGCGGTACGACCAGCCGAACTGATACCACTTGCGCAAGTAGTCCAGGCACGCGCTCGGTAGTGGTGCCATTTGAATGCCGAAGCCGCCGTTCGCTTCATAGAACTGATCGCCCAGGAACATGACGAGGTCCACGTCGTGTTGCGACGCGTGATCGACGATGTCCTGATCGGGAAAGGCCGCGTCGTGGTTGCAACTGAAGACGAGCGCTCTCAAGCGTGCCTCGCTCGTTGGCTCTGCGGCAATCGTGCCTTGGTATGTGTAGGTTTCCGTCGAATCGTCGCGGAGCGGCAGCTCGAGCCGCACGCGGTACGGCCAGGCACGCGTCCCGTCCCAGTCGTCCAATCGGAACTGCGCGGTTCTCGACGGGTACGCGAGGGCTGCCGTGGCCACAGGATCCCATTGCCCGTCTCGCTCGACCTCGAGATGAACTCGATGCGACTCCGGGAGGTCGAGCGGTGCGAGCTGAGCGGTCAGCTTGAGGCGCTCCTGTTCCAGCGTATATTGCGCGAAGTAGATCGGGCCGAACGTTTGGCCCTCGCCGGCTGTCAGCTTCTCGCCTTCGAGTGTCCAGCGCGAGAACTGCGCCGTGACCTGATCGGTCTCGTCCGGGGAGGCGGGCTCATAGTGGCTCAGCAGCGCAACGTTTCCCTCCAGGCGGTGATTGTCGGCCACACGCTCCTGCATCGAAGCCAAGACGCGTTCCGAAGCGGCATCGCGCGCCTCGAGAACCATCGAATAGCCCTTCGCATCGTCGACCGGCGGCGACACATCGAGCGAGAGCACGACGCCCCCGTGCAGGAGCGACTGCTCTAGGGGCGGATGAGAACCGAGCGTCTCGCCAATGAACAGGTGGCCCGACGTGGTCACACCCGCTTGCAGCCCCTGGCCGTGGACGGCCGCGGAGCGATAATCAGGCCAAGGTCCTTTGGCGCCCACGCTGAAGCCCAGTCGATTCCGATCGGAGCCTGGCACCTCGGCCGGAACGGTGAGCAGAACGTTGGTCGTGAAACCCAGGCGGCCATTGCCAAGTTGATGGGTCAGACAGGACACGGTGCGGTTCTCCCCACGCCCCACACATTCCAAGGCGCCGTCGCGCACCCGCCAGTCCTGGAGTCGATTGGCCCAGTAGGCCTCGCCCGTCCATGTCGTGTCCGGCAAGCGATGCCACGGGCTGGTCATGCGCTTTGGCGTGGCGCCGGACTGCGCGACCGTGACATGACTGGCCGGCTCTTTCACAAAGGCCACCGGAGCTACGGCTCCCAGCAGGAGCGCTTTCAACGTGTCGCGTCGATCCATACTCGTCAGTCCTCGAGTGGCGATGGTATCATGTTGGTATGCCGATCACCATTGACAAGGCAGGTCGTCTGGTTATTCCTGCCCACATCAGGGAGCGTACGGGATTGGTCCCAGGGAGCGAGGTGGATATCCAGGTCGATGATCTGGGTATCCGCTTGGTGCGAACGGCTCCACGGCCGAAGCTGGTCAGACGAGGGAAAGCGAACCGGCTGGTGGCAAGACCAACTGCCACCACCGCGTCTCGCCCCACCGTCGACGTAGGAGAGCTGATCGAAGAGGAACGGAACCGGTGGCCCTGGTAGATGGCATCTTCTTCGATACCAGTCTGCTGATTGCAGGTCTGATCGAGCTCGAGCATCCCAATGTGCCGGCACAGCGTGTAATAGATGCCCTGACCGAGGGACGCCTTGGCCGCTGTCAGACCGCCTGGCATTGCTGTCTAGAGTTCTATTCGGTGTCAACACGGCTGCCGGTGGAATTTCGCCTGGATCCAGTCGAGGCGTTGCGTCTCATCGAGGAGGAGATTCTCCCCCGTGTTGATGTGGTTGGACTGCCCGACGCTTTTCGCCTGCCCTTCCTTCGCGCCGCCGCACAGGACGGCGTGATTGGCGGACGCGTCTATGACTTGCACATTGCCGAGACGGCACGCGTCGCGGGCGCAGAGCTCGTGCTCACCGAAAACCGTCGTCACTTCTCGAGCTTGTTGCGGCATGGCATTCGGGTTCAGACCGCCGCGGAGTTTCTGGAGGAGCTAGAGGCGCCAGACGCAGCGGCCGGCCGTGCAGCAACCGATGACACGGAACAGCCGTGAGGGCTGACGACGCTTTCTTGGAATCTCACGCAAACAGCTCCATTACCGGCTTCCCGGTCCCCTCGGGTGTCGTGTAGAAGGGGCGACCTTCAACCACGTAATGGGTGTCCGGCGGGATGCCGAGGGCATGGTAGATGGTTTGATGGACCTCCGCGATGACGATTTGGCGCTCGACCGTCTCGCAAGGGCGCTCATCGGCTGTCTTGCCGTAGACGAAACCGCGCTTGATGCCACCGCCAAACATCAGCATGGAGCAGCCGTCGGTAAAGTGCCGGTGCATGCCGTACTGAGATGGCTTCTCGATGATGTCCGGTACGTCCACTTGGTCCTTGACCTTGGCTGCCGGGCGCCCCTCGACCAACATGTCGCGGCTGAACTCGCTGGCCAGCACGATCAGCGTGCGGTCCAGGTGACCGGTTTCATCCAGGTCCTCGAGGAGCTGCGCCACCGGCCTGTCAATCGTCTTCTTGAGCTGCACGGTCCGGGTATGGCCGTTCTCATGCGTGTCCCAGCCCATGAAGGGCTCATACTCCGTGGTCACGCTGATGAAGCGCGCGCCCTGCTGCGTGAGGCGCTTGGCCAGCAGACAGCCGAGACCGAAGCGTCCGGTGTTGTATCGCTCGTAGCTCTCGCGGGGCTCGCGGCTCAGATCAAAGGCCTGTGCCTCCGGCGAATCGAGCAGGCTGTAGGCGCGTTCCATCGACCGGAGCAGTGACTCCTTCTGATAGTCACTGCCCTGCTCGCCCAGCGGGCTTCGCTCGACTAGCTCACGGTACAACAGCTGCCGACGTTCGAAGCGTCGCGGCGTCATGCCTTTTGGCGGACGCACGTTCTCGAGGCCAGCCAAAGGGTCGGGAATCAAGAACGGGCCATACTCAGCGCCCAGAAAACCAGCCGTATGAAACGCCTTGAGCTCCTCGGCCTCCCCGACCGAGAACCGCTGGCCGATGCTGATGAACGGCGGAATCACAGAATTGAGCGGCCCCAGCTCCCGCGCGATCCAGGCGCCGATGTGCGGCGCGGCCACGGTCTGCGGCGGCTCGTAGCAGGTGTGCCAGTGGTACTGATGCCGGGAATGCAGGATGTGCCCCATGTCGGCGGCGCGGTAGGAGCGGATAACGGTGCCTTTGTCCACCACCCGGCCTAGGGACTCGAGGCCCGCCGAAAAAGACAACCCGTCGACAACCGTCGGCGCGGATCGAAAGGTGCTCAGCAGCCGGTTGCTCTCCAGCCCCTTTTCGAAGGGCGTGTAGAGCTTCGGGTCAAAGGTCTCGGTGTGAGCCATGCCGCCCGCCATCCAGAGCAGAATCACGGTGTCGGCCTTGGAAGTCGTTCGCCTGCGGCATCCGGCGAGAAACGGCGTGCTCGGGAGCGTGGCCGCCATCGCCGCAAGCGTACCGGCGCCGACATTCTTGAGAAATGATCTGCGGGTTTCTCGCGTTTCCATGATGGCTCTCCTTGGCTGTCGGACGCCTCGGCGAGACGACGGCCGCCTCGGCGAGGCGTCCCTACCTAGTGAACGATCTGGTACTCAGGCAGCAGGACAACAGCCCACAGTAAGTCCTCCACGGACTCCGCGTCTGGATTGGGTCCTAGCGCCGCGAGCGCCGTCTGCGCTTCCCGATCGACCGGCCGCCTACCCAAGGCCTGCATGTAAATCTGTTGAACCATGTCTTCCGGCGCGGAAGGATAGCGGCGCAACCAGTGACGTGCCCCCCGGGCCACCGCCTCGTCCAGAAACGGTCCATTCATCAGCTCCAATGCCTGGAGCAGGGTGGTCTCACTCGTCCGTGACGTGACGACATTGTCGCGGACAGGGCGGCCCAGAGCTTCCAGGAAGGGATCGTTCTGCACGAGCGACGCGCGCGCGAACGGCGGTCGGTCTGCATCCGATTCGTGTGTGAACGCGAGCAGCCGTCCCCAGTGTCTGTTCTTCGTACCCGTGCCGAAGCTTCTCACAGCTCGCCAGGACTGATCATCGAACGCTGTCTGCTCCCAACCTTCCGGCGGCGTCTTGTCCAAAGCCTTCCACGCCTTGTTCGAGATGATGTTTCGAACCGCGCCACCGGTAAAGGTCACGCGCATATCCAGGAGGAGACCCGCTGGATTGGGGACGGCGCCTGCATTCTCGCCTTGAATGGCCAGGAGATTCGCCCCGGCTTTCAGCCGATCGGTGACGTCGAGCCGCTGCACCTGACGCCAGTCGCGGCCCTCGGCGACGAAGTCGCCATTGAGAAATAGCCGAAAGCCCTGATCCACGGAAACGAGGAGCGACGCCTCCGCAACCTGCCCCACCGGTAATTTGAAGGAATGGCGGAAGTAATAGGTGCCGGGCGCCGGCAGCGCCGGGCGTCCGTTCTGCCGGGCATCGAACCAGATCCAGTGCGCTTGTGTCCCGACGTCGTCGGAAGGATCAAACGCCACGGAAGAATACACAGGGCTCAGCGTCTGGCTGAGGGCGTCGGCAAATTGTTCTGCAGACAGACGCCGGGGCAGCGGACCGTGAAAGATGAAGTCTTCCGATGTCGCATCTGCGGCATCCTTCAGCCCGACGGATGGAAACTGATAGGCCTGGGACGTGAGAATTGTCCGCAAGAGATGCTTCAAGTCATATTGATGTTCCATCAGGTCCGTGGCCAGCCAGTCCAGCACGTCCTGGCTCCAGGGGAGGTTGTCCAGTTCATCGGCCGGCTCGACGAGGCCTCGGCCGAAAAGCAGCTTCCAGTACCGGTTGGCAATGGTGCGATAGAGCCGTCCGTTCTTCGGGTTGACGAGGGCGGCTGCCAACTGTTCCAATCGCTCTTCTTTGGGCAGCGTCCCGTCGACCTCACCGAGCTCGGGATAGATGAAACCGGTGCGTGCCATCTTCCCGGTCGGAATATCGCAGCGCGCGATTTCCAGATCGGACTCGGCAAAGATATTGGCAAACGCGTAGGCCTGGTCCAGCGTCAAGTTGCTCACAAAGCTGTTGTGACACGAGGCGCACTTGAGGTTCAGTCCCATGAGTGACTGCGAGATGTTTTGCGCGGCTTGCATCTCGGTACGCTGGCTGGCGTTGACCGCGCCGCGCCACTGAATGCCCTTGATAAAGCCTTCGGATGATTCATCCGGTGACATGAGCTGTTGGATCATCTCGTCGTAACGCTTGTTGCTCACCAGGGCGTCGTACAGCCACTCTGTGATCTGGACGCGGCCCCCATCGATGTATCCAGAGCCGGCGTAGTCGTTTCGCAGCAGATCATTCCAGAAGGTCAGCCAGTGTTGTGCGTAGTCAGCCTCGCGCGCGAGGAGTCGATCGATGAGCTCGACGCGCTTGTTGGGGCGGCGATCGGCCACGAAGGCCTCGACCTCGCTGAACTCCGGAAGCAGACCGATGACATCGACGTACACTCGGCGAATGAACAGCTCGTCACTTACCGGTTTGGGCCACTCGATGTCGTTCTGTTGCAAGTACGCGTACACGAGCCGATCGAGCGGGTGGCGCAGGTGAGGCGGGCCTGGTGGAACCTCCGGCGTCCTGGGCTTCAGCTCCGCTTCACGGAACGTCTTGGTGTCGCCGTCCGCCCAGTGCGCTCCCAGATCGATCCACGCTCCGATGAGCTCGATTTCTTCCGGCGCGATGGAGCGGCCTTCGGATGGCATCGCTTCGTCATCGTCTCGCGGCAAGAGCAGCCGCCGCATGATCTCGCTCTGATCGGCCTGGCCGGCCACGAGGATTGGGCCCCCATCACCGCCGCGCATGACGGCTTCCCGGTTGTCCAGCCTGAGCCCGTTCTCCTGTTTGTCGGAGCTGTGGCACTCGAAACAGTTGTGCGCAAACACGCCGCGGACGGCGAGGTTGAGACGGTCCAACTGTTCCGTCGACGCCGTGCCGACCTTCTGTACCTCGGCCAAGCTGGCGAGCAGCTCGGCAGTCTCGCGGGCAGGCGCCCGGTCGGAAGGCGCCTGGTTCCATGGAAGCGCGCCGGTGAGATAGTCCCGGCCGTGGGTCAGCATGGCGCCAAAATGCCCGGCGATCGTCAGGCACATCACGCTGAGCGCAAGGACTGTTCGGTAGGCGTTGAGGTCGCTTTTCCACCCTGTCCGCTGTGCGCGGTACAGCAAAGATGCCGTCCCCAACGCCAGCACTGCCGTGCTCGTGCCAATCCACCGGTGATACTCGACAATGTTGCTGCCGTAGTCGCCACCTGCAGCAAGCATCCAACCCTGCGCGGCCGCCATCAGGGCACTCCCCGCCCCGATGTAGACGAGCCAGCGGATCCCGGTCCGCAACTCCGTCCGCTTTCCGCCGAGCGTCAGCGCTTCGAGGAAGAGAACCGTGACGAGAAGGCCGATCGGAAAGTGCACCGCGAGCGGATGCAGCTTGCCGATCAGTTGCCACAGCCAGAACTCTGAGCCAAAGTCCGGAAGCATAGAGCGACTCAGCCTCCGTCAACACGACTGCGCTCCACCATTTTCACGCCCTCATGTGCGGCGGCGAGAAAAAGACGGTCGCGGTACGATACCAGCGCAAGCACGCGATCCGCCAGCTTTCGCTCGGAGATCTTTCGCGGTCGCCGCGGATTCGACACATCCACTGCCGTGACGTGGCCATCGAGATCCGAGATGTAAAGACGCCGGCCGATCAGCGCGAGACCTGTGGCGAAGGTGGCCGTCCTCAGATATGCCAGCTCCTGCAGCCGCTCCGGGTCCGCTACGCTGACGATACGAACCCCATCGTCGCACGCTGCGACGAGATGCGTCCCGTCCAGCAGCAGGCGGTAGACGCGCTGTGGCGTGACCAGACGGCCAACCTCCTTTGGTCGGGACGGGTCGGAGAAATCCACCACCCGAATACCGTCGTCGAACGCGGCGTACGCACGATTGCCATCCAAGACCAGATCCCATGCCGCGACCGGCGTCCGCAGGAGATCCATCACGTTGGCGCCCGAGTCATCGGACCGATCTGCTTCGTACGCCCCGATCTCCCGCAGCCGCTCGGGCCGCGACGCGTCGATCAGCCGTAACCCTCGATTCCCGTCGGCCACGACCAGGAGTCCCTGGATGGCGGCGACCCTGCGAGCCTCACCGGGTGTCTCGAACCGAGCGATCTCTCGAGGCTCGTCTCGATCGGCGGTATCCATCACGCGCACGCCGCTCTCACCTTCGGCCAGATAGAGCCGGCTTCCTTGCGCGGCCACGTGCCGCGGACGCCCCCGAACGTAACCAAGCTGCTGGAGCGCCGCCCCAGAGCCAGTGTCAGTGCCAGTGCCAGTGCCAGTGCCAGTGAATACCGTGACGCCATTCTGCTCACCAACGGCATAGAGGCGGTCACCAGCCACCGTCACGTCGATGATCTCGTCCGTCCGATCGAGATACGAAACCTCTACCGGAGCGTGTGGACGCGAGACGTCCACGACTCGAAGCCCAGCCTCGCGCGCCGCGACGTACGCATAGTCACCGACGAGATCGACCGCCATCGGACGCCCTGGCAAGGTGAGCGAGCCAGTCTCGCGCGGCGCCTCTGGATTGCTCAGATCGAGAATGCACAGACCGTCTCGTTGGTCGGCGACGTACCAGAGATCGCCGGACGCTGCGACGGCGACCGGCGCAGACAGCCTTCGGTAGGTCAACAGCGTTTCGATCTCGGTAGGATCCGAGATGTCGGCGATCCGTATGCCGATCTCCGGAATCGCGCCCAGAACGAGATCGCCGGAGGTCTCGAGCGACCAGGCCGCACCATTCTCGAACACGTCGAAGCCCGCGACGGTCACCTCCTCCGGAGCCGAAGGATCCGACACGTCAATGACCTGCACACTCTCATACCAGGCGGCCACGTATGCGTACTCACCCCTCACGACAACGTCGGCCGCCTCGTCTGGCGTCTGGAGGCGCGCGATCTCTCGCGGTTTGGACGAGTCCGTGATGTCCACCACGCGCAACCCCTGCGACCGCGCCGCCACATACGCTCGCCCCTCCGCCACGTCGATGCCGTTGGCGCCGTCATCGAACACCAGATGTCCGCGTTCGACCGGAGATCGGGGCCGACTCAGGTCGATGATGCGCAAGCCGGCGGCCCCCGCCGCCACATAGGCAAAGCCTTCAGCGAAGGCGATATCCCGAACGGTGTCCGAAAGGTCGAGCGCCGCCATTTCAACCGGAGACGTCGGATCCGAGACGTCAACGACGACGAGCTCCGGCCCGCGTCCCAAGAGCGCCAGCGTATCGACCACACGAATGGCGTAGCTGTAGTCGCGCTCGACGCCTCGGACCTGCCGCGACTTGCCGCCATCGGCCTGTTCTGGCTCGGCAGCCGGAGCCTGTTCAACAGTGTCGTCGACATCTTGCTCGGCTGGGCGCGTGATCACCAAGAGGGCAGTGATCACGCCGGCCAGCCCTGCCATCATGAGCCACACCCTCACGGCGATACCTCAGTGGCGGCCTCCGAAAAGCCACTCCCCATGTTGATCTCGAGCTCTGGAAGAATCAGCTTCAGCTTCTTCGTTCCCTCATCGGAAACGTTCGTTTGCCACAGGTACAAACGGCGCAAGCTCTTCAGCCCTGCAAGCTTCTCCAGGCCGGCGTCCGACACGTCCGTCCCGTGGATGTTGAGATACTCCAAGTACCGAAGTCCGGAGAGATGCCCGAGGTCCTCATCGGTCACACGAGTTCGCTGTAAATGAAGGTCGGTGAGATGCCGCATGCGCCCAACCGCTTCGAGGTGATCGACCTGGGACACCGACAAATCGAGTGAGGCGACCTGATCGCGAATTCGATCCAGCACTGCGAGATCGTCATCGGAGAGGTCGGTCCGAATTGGAAGCGCGTTCACCGCGAGGAAGGGGGCATCGGGCCCGAGCCGCCGAACCGAGAAGCCCGCGCGCTCGACGGCCGCAACGGACTCCCCGTTTGCATCGGGAACCTCGAGCGCAAAGATTCCAGTTTTTCGTGGCTGCCTCGGTGCCGCAATCCTCCTCAGATACGTGTCCACGGAGGTAGGAGCGCCGGCCATGTCGGCGACCTGGGCCTCGAATGACGCCCCACCGGCAATCCACCAGCGGATGACCTCGGTCTCGCCGACGTCGAGCGGCGCCTCGCCGTCCGGCGGCATCGCATCTTTGTCCAGGGGCGACAACACGATGCGACGAACCATCTCGCTCTGACCCGGATGGCCAGCGACGAGCGCCGGTCCATCCCGGCCGCCCTTCTCGATGCCCGCCTGCCCGTCGAGGCGAAGGTCCCCCTTCGACGTGCTCGGCCCGTGGCACTTGACGCACCGGCGCTCGAGCACCGGCAGCACGAGATCCTGAAAGACGAGGGCCGAGTCGATATCTTCGATGAGCTGATTGCCGTTGCCGTTGGGCATGGCGCCGCCGCCAAGAAACGCCGGCAGGTAGCGTGTGAGGTAGCCCGGACCGTGGGTGAGCGTCCCGCCGTAGTGGCCGGTGACCAGCACGAGCCCGGTGGTGGCAAACAGAACGACCCGATGAGCGTACCGGATAGGCAACGAGTCTCGGCGCCTGACCGCCAGCGCGAGGAGCAGCCCGCCAGAGGCGAGGGCGAAGACCGCTACGCCGAGCCACTTGTGGCGCGACACGAGCGTGTCGTCGTACCCCCCTTCCTGTGAGAGAACGTAGCCGGCGATGACGGCCCCTAGTGCGCTCGCAACGCCGAGCAGCAGGAGGAACGGCACGGCGACGCGCAGCTCACGCATGCGAGGGAAGAGCGCCGCGCCCTCGAGGACAGCGGCCAGAACCAGCGCACCGATCGGGAAGTGGACGAGGGCCGGATGGAGGCGACCGAGAAACAGAATGTGCGGGGGCAGATTGGACGCTTCGAGACTCAGAGCCACCGCGCCGAGAACGGTGGCCAAGAGAACAACAGCGAGAATGGCGAACCTAGGCAAGGATGTCGCGGACGATCTTTCCATGCACATCGGTGAGGCGGAAATCGCGTCCCTGATGCCGATACGTCAGCTGCTCGTGGTTGATCCCCATGATGTGGAGAATGGTCGCGTGGAGATCATGCACGTGTACGGGATTCTCGACGACTTCGTATCCGAAGTCGTCGGTGCGGCCGTAGGTCATGCCGGGACGAACGCCGCCGCCGGCCAGCCAGATCGAGAATCCCTTGATGTGATGATCCCGTCCTGTGCCTTGGGCCATGGGCGTTCGGCCGAACTCGCCACCCCAGATCACGAGCGTGTCGTCGAGCATGCCCCGTTGCTTCAGGTCGAGCACCAGCGCGGCTGAGGCGCGATCGACCAGGCCGGCGACCTCCTCCAAGCCGTCCTTGATCTTGCCGTGATGGTCCCACCCGCGGTGGTAGAGCTGAACGAAGCGCACACCCCGCTCGGCCATTCTCCTCGCCAGCAGACAGTTCGCCGCAAAGCTGCCGTCGGCGCCGGCCGTGCCATAGAGGTCCTTGATGTACTGTGGCTCGTCGGAGAGATCGACCAACTCGGGCACACTCGCCTGCATGCGAAACGCCATCTCGTATTGCGCGATGCGCGTCGCGACCTCTGGATCCTCTGTCGCGCCCTGCTTCATGGCGTTGAGACGTCGGATCGTTCGAATCAGGTCACGCTGACCCTCGTAGGGCACACCAGTGGGAAGATCGACGTAGTTGACCGCGCCGCCGGCCGACTGGAACTTGACGCCCTGAAATCGGCCGGGAAGAAACCCGCTGTGCCACTGCCGCGCGGCAATCGGCTGTCCCTCCGCGCCGCCTTCGGATGTCATCACGACGAATCCCGGCAGGTCTTCCGACTCGCTTCCCAAGCCATAGACCAGCCACCCTCCCATGCTGGGGCGCCCAGTGATCATCGAACCGGTGTTCATGAAGGTGTGCGCCGGGTCGTGGTTGATCTGCTCGGTCTGCATCGAGCGAATGATGCAGATGTCGTCGGCAATCTGCCGCGTATACGGGAAGAGCGACGAGATCTCCTGGCCCGATTCGCCTACGTGGCCGAATGGGAACTGCGGGCCCATGCACCGGAGCATCCGCCCTTG
Coding sequences:
- a CDS encoding DUF1501 domain-containing protein produces the protein MDTHTGRDQRETRREFLTRSAQGIGTMALATLLHGSGLSAAGADRGTSHRAGTGPWRGIVNPPHVAPRAKRIIYLYMAGGPSHLETFDYKPTLVDMDGQPMPPSITKGQQLAQLQGRMLRCMGPQFPFGHVGESGQEISSLFPYTRQIADDICIIRSMQTEQINHDPAHTFMNTGSMITGRPSMGGWLVYGLGSESEDLPGFVVMTSEGGAEGQPIAARQWHSGFLPGRFQGVKFQSAGGAVNYVDLPTGVPYEGQRDLIRTIRRLNAMKQGATEDPEVATRIAQYEMAFRMQASVPELVDLSDEPQYIKDLYGTAGADGSFAANCLLARRMAERGVRFVQLYHRGWDHHGKIKDGLEEVAGLVDRASAALVLDLKQRGMLDDTLVIWGGEFGRTPMAQGTGRDHHIKGFSIWLAGGGVRPGMTYGRTDDFGYEVVENPVHVHDLHATILHIMGINHEQLTYRHQGRDFRLTDVHGKIVRDILA